Proteins co-encoded in one Ciconia boyciana chromosome 14, ASM3463844v1, whole genome shotgun sequence genomic window:
- the RPN2 gene encoding dolichyl-diphosphooligosaccharide--protein glycosyltransferase subunit 2 — protein sequence MAAPGRRLRLAATLNLLLLLAGARALAPSHHLTARDLARLRAALERPFADLQAAFYSIVGLGSLGVRVADEKAACNFIKSHVDSSSVDSLFYAAQSIRVLSGCEVTISNETRELLLAAVSEDSSVTQIFHAVGALSGFGLPLASQEALSALTARLSKEENVLATIQALETASYLSQQADLSGIVEEIEDLVARLDDLGGVYLQFEEGIETTALFVAAAYKLSDHVGTEPAMKEDQIIQLMNAIFSKKNFETLSEAFSVACAAGSLSRNRYHLPVIIVPDGPAAVSHHQPVLRLQVTDVMSQPLTQASVKLDYAKSASSKATVLQQTAFALSGDVFELNIMNVKLASGYYDFSISVDGDKRFIANKVELKVKVSTEVGITNVDLSTVDKDQSIAPKTTRVAYPAKAKGSFTADSHQNFALSFQLIDVNSGAELIPHQTFVRLHNQKTGQEVVFVAEPDSKNVYKFELDTSERKTEFDSASGTYTLYLIIGDATLENPILWNVADVVIKFPEEDVPSTVQSKNLFVPKPEIQHLFREPEKRPPTVVSNTFTALILSPLLLLLILWIKIGANISNFSFAPSTIVFHMGHAAMLGLMYVYWTQLNMFQTLKYLAILGGVTFLAGNRMLAQKAVKRTH from the exons ATGGCGGCGCCGG GCCGGCGGCTGCGTCTGGCGGCGACCCtcaacctcctcctcctcctcgccggTGCCCGGGCCCTGGCCCCCAGCCACCACCTCACCGCCCGCGACCTGGCCCGGCTGAGGGCGGCGCTGGAGCGGCCCTTCGCCGACCTGCAGGCCGCCTTCTACTCCATCGTGGGCCTCGGCAGCCTGGGGGTGCGGGTGGCGGACGAAAAG GCTGCATGCAATTTCATCAAATCTCATGTGGACTCCAGCAGTGTTGATTCCCTCTTCTACGCTGCACAGTCCATCCGGGTCCTGTCTGGCTGTGAG GTTACCATTTCAAATGAgaccagggagctgctgcttgcagcTGTCAGTGAGGATTCTTCAGTCACCCAGATCTTCCACGCCGTTGGGGCCCTGAGTGGCTTTGGCCTTCCTTTAGCATCTCAGGAAGCACTTAGTGCTCTTACTGCTCGTCttagcaaagaagaaaatgtgctgGC aACCATCCAGGCTTTGGAGACGGCATCTTACTTGTCCCAGCAGGCAGATCTAAGTGGCATTGTTGAGGAGATAGAG GATCTTGTTGCTCGCCTGGATGACTTGGGTGGAGTTTATCTGCAGTTTGAAGAAGGAATTGAGACTACTGCACTGTTTGTTGCTGCTGCCTATAAGCTATCGGACCACGTGGGTACGGAGCCAGCAATGAAGGAG GATCAAATTATCCAGTTGATGAATGCAATTTTTAGCAAGAAAAACTTTGAGACACTCTCAGAGGCCTTCAGTGTTGCTTGTGCTGCGGGCTCTTTATCCCGGAACCGCTACCACCTGCCTGTCATTATTGTCCCCGATGGGCCTGCAGCTGTGTCTCACCATCAGCCCGTACTCAGG CTACAAGTGACTGATGTTATGTCCCAGCCACTGACTCAAGCTTCTGTAAAGCTCGACTACGCTAAGTCTGCATCTAGCAAAGCCACTGTCCTTCAACAGACAGCATTTGCTCTGTCAGG AGACGTCTTTGAGCTGAACATCATGAATGTGAAACTTGCAAGTGGATATTATGATTTCTCTATCAGTGTTGATGGAGATAAGCGATTTATTGCTAACAAAGTTGAG CTGAAAGTAAAAGTTTCCACGGAAGTTGGGATTACTAATGTAGATCTTTCTACTGTGGATAAAGATCAGAGCATTGCGCCAAAAACAACCAG gGTAGCTTACCCAGCCAAAGCCAAGGGCTCATTCACTGCTGACAGCCATCAGAATTTTGCTTTATCCTTCCAGCTGATAGACGTGAACAGTGGAGCTGAACTCATCCCTCACCAG ACTTTTGTCCGACTTCACAACCAAAAGACTGGCCAGGAGGTAGTGTTTGTTGCAGAACCAGATAGCAAGAACGTATACAAGTTTGAACTGGATACCTCTGAAAGGAAGACTGAATTTGACTCTGCCTCTGGTACCTACACTCTTTACTTGATAATTGGAGATGCCACTCTGGAAAATCCAATCCTGTGGAATGTG GCTGATGTTGTGATCAAATTCCCAGAAGAGGATGTGCCATCCACAGTCCAGTCCAAGAACCTCTTTGTTCCCAAGCCTGAAATCCAG caCCTCTTCAGGGAACCTGAGAAGAGGCCTCCCACCGTGGTATCTAACACTTTCACAGCATTGATTCTTTCCCCCCTGCTTTTGCTGCTCATTCTG tGGATAAAGATAGGTGCCAACATCTCCAACTTCAGCTTTGCTCCCAGCACCATTGTTTTTCACATGGGACATGCTG caatgTTGGGACTCATGTATGTCTACTGGACTCAGCTCAACATGTTCCAGACTCTGAAGTACTTGGCCATTTTGGGTGGCGTCACATTCCTGGCAGGCAACAGGATGCTGGCTCAGAAAGCAGTAAAACG